The genomic segment CATGTTCATATAAATCTAGTGCTATTTCTGCTGCTGAATTTCCCGAACCAACCACTAAAACTTTCTGATTTTGATAAGGTATGCCATTTTTATAGGCACTACTATGAATAATCTTACCTGAAAAATCTTCTTGTCCGCAAAAATTTGGAATCACAGGTTCATTAGTTAGCCCAGTACAGATTACAAGAACCTTGCAGTGTAGAAGGATTTTAGTTGTTTGTACTTGCCAGTTATAATCTTTTTGATTCTGATTATAAATTTTAGTAACACTTTGTACTTCTTCTATAAAACGAATATGTGAATCAACTTGAAAATGATGTGCATACTCTGTTAAATAATGTACTATGTCATCTTTGGTCTTAAAGGTAGAATATTGTCCCTTACCTTCAAAGAAAGGTAGAGTAAAATAAGGATTTTGGCTCACTAATCGCTCGTAGGCATTTTTCCAGATAGTTGCTACAGTGTCACCTTTCTCTATGACGACAAAATTATCGATCCCAAATTTCTTTAAACTAGCAGCTACAGTAATACCGCAAAAACCAGCCCCAATAATGATAACGTCTAGTTTAGTGTTCATAGAATTTACTTTGGTTGTCAATCTTAACTGTTACCTTTATAAAATTGGGTGCTTCAATAGTCGATGTAGATTAGTTAGGGAATTTGAGCCGTTACCAAAGTACTTAAATCTTGTTTCTAACTCCTAATGCCATAAGTTAAATTTGTAAGTTAAATCACTCTAGTAGCCAGTTACTTAACTTTTCTGTATGGACAAGAAAATGGTTAGCCTCTATATATAAACAGCAAGACTATCTATGGCAAAAGAGTTGACATGAACTTAATAACTTTGCTGTTACGCTCTTCTTGGAAAATTATGGCTCTTGCTGCTTTCATGGGGTTATTAAGTGGGATTAGCACAACTGGATTAATTGTAATAATTAATACTCAGCTAAATCACTTATCACTAGTAACAACATTAATTTGGAGTTTTGTCGGTCTTTGTTTTCTAAAATTTATGACTAATATTATTTCTAAATATTTGTTGATAAATTTGTCAGAAAAAGCAATTGTGGATTTACGCCTTACATTGAGCGAAAGAATTTTAGCTGCTCCACTATATCATCTAGAACTTTTAGGAAAACATCGTATCTTAGCTACATTAACAGACGATGTGTTAGCAATTGCTAACACAGTTTACATTATTCCTACGTTGTGTATCGATGTAACTATTGTAGCAAGTTGTCTTTTTTATTTATTGTGGTTATCCCCAATCATCTTTTTTTTGGTAGTCATCTCTTTATTATTAGGAATATTGAGCTATCAACAGATTGCTTGCAAAGCAACATCATTTTTTCGCTTAGCTCGCCAGCAAGAAGATAGATTGTTTAACCATTTTCAGAGTATGACTGAAGGGACAAAAGAACTTAAGCTTCACTATCAGCGACGACAAACTTTTTTGAGAAAAGAACTTCAAGAAACCTTACAAGTCTATCGGCGTAAAAATGTAATTGGGATGACTATATTTGCAACTGCTGCTAGTTGGGGCAATAGTTTATTCTTTGTGGTTGTGGGACTGGTAATTTTTGCTTTGCCTGCTCTCCAAATTATCCACACTCATATTTTATCTGGATATGCACTGACTATTCTCTACCTGCTTTCACCTTTAGACTACATTATGAGTGCTATTCCTACTTTCAGCAAGGCAACAGTTGCTTTAAAGAAGGTAGATTCTCTCAAACTATCGTTGTCCGATCGCTGTGATGGAAGCTATAAAATGGCTTGGGATAAAGCTGATAATTTTTGCGATCGTTTAGAATTTGTGGGTATCGCTCATACTTATCATAAAGATTCAGAAGATACAGCTTTTACTCTTGGTCCAATCGATTTGACTATTTTAGGTGGCGAAGTTGTTTTTGTAATTGGTGGTAATGGTAGTGGAAAGTCTACTCTTGTTAAACTGATGACTGGTTTATATACTCCTGAAAGCGGAAAAATCTATCTCAATAGCAAATTAGTTACTGCGGAAAATCAGGAGTGGTTTCGCCAACACTTTTCCGTAGTTTTTTCCGATTTTTATCTGTTCGATAACTTTTTATATTTAGAACGACCTATTACTGACAACCAAATTCATGACTATTTAGTTAAATTACAACTAGATAAAAAAGTAAAAATTAAAGATAGCGTAATGTCTACTATCTTAGTATCTCAAGGACAACGAAAACGTTTAGCCTTGTTGACAGCTTATTTAGAAGACCGTCCTATATATGTATTTGATGAATGGGCTTCCGATCAAGATCCTGTATTTAAAAAGATTTTTTATACTCAAATATTACCTGAATTGAAAAATAAAGGCAAAACTGTAATAGTCGTTACTCATGATGACCAATATTTCTATTTATCAGACCGCATAGTTAAGTTAGATTATGGTAAGGAAAAATGCAAGATAATTTATTAAACAACGGAGTTGAGCAAATTTTACAGCCCTCAGGAATCAGAGTCAATTTCAATGGCTCAGTCGTAGCTATGCTCTAGCACAGGTTGGTGGAACTCAAAGATCTACCTGCTAAACTAATGAGAAATTGTGCTAATTCCATCGCACAAACGCCTCTCATCTTCTTTAAGATTCGCGCTATTTTTCAAATAATCCTTCACCCAATCACAACCCTGTGC from the Tolypothrix bouteillei VB521301 genome contains:
- a CDS encoding cyclic peptide export ABC transporter; protein product: MNLITLLLRSSWKIMALAAFMGLLSGISTTGLIVIINTQLNHLSLVTTLIWSFVGLCFLKFMTNIISKYLLINLSEKAIVDLRLTLSERILAAPLYHLELLGKHRILATLTDDVLAIANTVYIIPTLCIDVTIVASCLFYLLWLSPIIFFLVVISLLLGILSYQQIACKATSFFRLARQQEDRLFNHFQSMTEGTKELKLHYQRRQTFLRKELQETLQVYRRKNVIGMTIFATAASWGNSLFFVVVGLVIFALPALQIIHTHILSGYALTILYLLSPLDYIMSAIPTFSKATVALKKVDSLKLSLSDRCDGSYKMAWDKADNFCDRLEFVGIAHTYHKDSEDTAFTLGPIDLTILGGEVVFVIGGNGSGKSTLVKLMTGLYTPESGKIYLNSKLVTAENQEWFRQHFSVVFSDFYLFDNFLYLERPITDNQIHDYLVKLQLDKKVKIKDSVMSTILVSQGQRKRLALLTAYLEDRPIYVFDEWASDQDPVFKKIFYTQILPELKNKGKTVIVVTHDDQYFYLSDRIVKLDYGKEKCKIIY